The sequence caatttgacatttggaactattttacgtgatttttcaagtgattcgaatgtgaatttttatttgtgtgtcaagataatgagcacgcttacttgtgattctaaagaattggatcaaaagtcgcactgtttcgtaaaaaccatacctaccctaaattgaatacaacggttattacgacattttggataaatatgcttctcgaaaaatttgagtagatattactcccttttgttgacatttgtaaatgagtataaagtaccaaagacattggaaatcaattcatgcttcacagtgtatttatatgtttaaatgtaaacaagcattttaatgtattttacttacaaactagagcctgatacgctctatctagctcgctatcttaaacactttattttttccatcctgaattttggtaaactttttactactcattcgggtcgggtacgggtacaggtaatttttaatcgggtacgggtcgggtacgggtaaaattttttattttttatcgggtacggataatttttttttattattgatcgggtacgggtaattttttaaatttttattcgggtacgggtcgggtacgggtaattttttttgctgatcactcgggtacgggtcgggttcgggtataagaatttctatacccgaccatctctactgttTATCTCCCGATTGCCTtcgaaaaatcattcatttcaaatgGACTcccaacttatcttttcatgaaGTATAGATGACTAAGGTGCTATCTATATCATAGAGAAAGAAAATAGATCACTACGATTTTTGCTATACATAAAAGGAATCACGCTCTTATGTAGCATATTGTAACTTCTCTCTCACTATTACTTTCAAACAAAGCTGCGGCgatgaatttttttctattaaattGTAAGATATTCAAATGCTTCTAAGTGTTACCAGTTATAGAGTTTTTTTTCATCTGAGCAGTAATTATTCTGGAAGTCAATCGTTCTTGGAGAAATTCTTATCAGTTTCTCTTTAAACTGCAGTTCGAGCGCTTTGCATAGCATAAATGAGATATGTTCTCTTAGTCTTCGAAGAAACAACTATCTGACAGCATTCAAGTTTCTGCGCGTGTTGATATAATCATGTGGTTTTACAGCCTTTTAGTAATATTTCAATTATTCAGTTTTGGGTATACCGAAAGTAAATACAATGTGACTTATGCAGGTAACACATCGTAAAGTTAacataataaacaaaattgaatCCGTTTGAACGTGCAGATTTGGACAAATGCAAACAATACAACGCAGTAAATGGTTACAACTACCACGCCTTTTTTAAACTTGAGGAACTGGAAAATCACAGTTTGGATAACGAGACCCTCGTTAATCTGCGTTTATTCGTTGTTGCGGCCAAGGATGCCCATATCCTCCTATCGGATCTCGATTCGTCTTCCAATGACGCACAAGTTTATGAGATAGGTTAGTAGAAACGACGTTTTCGTCTATACGGGAGAAGACCTCTCACCACTAGTCGTTCCAATGAACAGTGTTCACTCGAATTACATACTTTTTCGATAGTTATCGGAGCCGGCGCTAACACATTTAGCGAGATAAGAAAACAGCGCAAGAAAAATCCTCTGAAGACCAAAACGACGAAGGGAGTTCTGTCGCCGATTGATCCACTACCGCTGCGGATTCGAATTACCAAAGAAGGACTAATTGAGGTCGGAATCGAAGGACAGTCACTGCCGTTGATGTCAGCTaccgataaaaatattattgcagTTCGCTATCTTAGCTTCAGCTCATGGGGCTCTACGCAAGCAAAATGGTTTTACGACTGTCCCAGTGATGACGAAACGGGTATGTAGGATTTGAGGTAGTTCAGTAACTATGTTGACTAATCAAGTCTATCTGCAATGACAGAAACCCAGCTAGAGGAATTTGATCCGGTGAAAAACATGACATCTATGGCAAAGTTACTTTATGAGCTGCAAATGAACGTATCGTTCGATCCTCCCAAATGGTACTCGCCTATCCAGCTCAAAAAATTAGTATTCACACGAGTTGCGTATCATTCCTGGAAAAATACGCTGGAAACCAGAGCTATCACTCGGTTATCTTGGTACGATAATCGTACCACTTGGGTGCCCCAGGAGCACGGGAATATAACCAAGGTGATCGGTTTTCAGTACCTGATGTGGACACCTACGTTAGTCGCTAAAGAGTAAGTGCGATTATGTTTTTCTTCATAAGCTGCAAATCAATTTAATTTGGTTCACTGAGATTTCATAAACTGaacttccagtgaatcgaaGTTATCGACAATCTAATTATTAGAAAAActgtaaaatattttaatgaatgGTGCCAAATTTTTACGTAGAAAATGTTGGTACACTCAACATTGGAAAAAAATAcctgaaatattttcaataatatcaaaactatcgatatttttttgttaatcaGTTCAATTAATTGTCATAATATTTATTGATAATATGCAATTGTACGAGTACCACATTTTATAGATTCAAATTCACAACGCCAaacttttagttttagtttccgAAAAACACAAGCTCAAGAGTTCTGCTTATATTGATTTGAAAAGTCGACGAAACATTCTTGAGATGTTTTATTACAAATTACAATGAAAAAGTACTATTTTTCGAAGCGTTAGACTCTACGCGCCccatagaaaaataaattgtttacgTCGATTTTATAGataataaactttaaacgcgttttttcgaAAGCACGCCTTAAAAAACCGTGTCAATCGTTATTTAAAAATTACttcaccaattattttcaaattttgaacacaatttCTATATATAAAATACCCACCCCTAACGTattccttttcgttttttgttactttgggaagttTATACAGCTATAaaatgcagttttttttcttggaaaatcgcatttttgactttaaacaaccaccaaaaattcaaaaaagtaTATATCAAATGAAAACGTTGGAGTCTAGAAAACATTTACTACAACTATGTTACATGGATTTTGAGACCTATGATAATTTTGCGCTGAGATCCAgtgaacaccgcaaatcatgatttccaAAACGCGTTCTCGCGTTCTCGAAAGtacttcttcaccgacttatttctcgacATTTTTCCACTAAAAAATAGCAAAGTGTTCGAATGAACGAATGTTCAATTTCAAAAGTAACACAGACATCAACTAACAACCAACACTCCAATGTAAACAAAGCGTCGAAGGGTCGTTAAATACGGTTTTGTATGCATTGTTAATATTAACATCGTTTATTCACACCCGTTATCGttctatttatattgatttttcGGCTGATTTTCCAGGAGgctgtaagagcaagtgacagtttctcttttatTTACTTTGTTCATTATTATATAATCGGAAATTTGTGAATAACCTTTAGTGATCGTTCGCCGGTTTCGTTTGCATCGTAATAATGACTGTTGAAGTAATGTTACTTTTGCCGGACCCAGTATGGGAAtcttttctaatttgaatactttTCTAAGGTGTTGAAATGTTACGATAGTTCCGATGTTCAATACAATACTATTGATCCTGTTTAAATAGCTCAATTTGTAGTATCATCGACAGTTCACAgcaaaatattataaaatataataaaagttATAAACGAAGTTATTGAATTACTACTGTGATGTTCAGATTTTGTGTTTTAAAGCTTATTGAAGTGAAGTCTTATtattttattagtttgttttcttatttcttattagtTTGTTTTCTATATCAATCGGTTTAATATGATTCTCCGAGGACAAACAAGTACTACGAAATGtggtagaaaaaaattttgatccaTAATTTCACCTGTGTTCCTGTTTATTCAAGATACATTTCCATGTTTTATTTCCAGTGAAGCAGAATCGGTAACATTAGAACTATTGGGAATCGACCACATGAGTTTTTCATACGACGGTAATTTCGAGTTCATATCTCGAGAAATTTCAACGGAAACTTATTGTTCACTTCGGGAGTCTCCCGATTGGCCCTACGAAACGAACGAGTGTGACTTGGTGCTCAGTACCGAAACAAATCTATCGCCGTTGAAAATGACATCGGAAGCTGTGGTAACATTATTGAAGATATTGGCTGACAAGCAATATATAAGCTCATCTTCCAGAGTTTTCACCCCAACATGATACAATCAGACTGGAATGTGATGAAAATCACCAAACACGAGAATATCAACAATAACGAGTTGTTTGCTCTGCATGATGGAAGTCCACGACATGAGACCATTTTGAGATTTCACCTGAAGcgaaataatgaattttacgaTACTGTTCTATATGCACCATATTTCAGTAGGgtgataaaaaattttattgagATTTTCTATTTTGATTAATTCATTTTAGTGTCAAATGTAATGATCCTGCTTTCATTTTGGCTGGAAGGAATGCTCAGAATTTGGGCCAACGGTTTCGGAATCATCATTCTGATTGCGTCGTTCCTTCAAATTTCCGGCTATGCACCGCAGACATCCGATCCTACTATTTGTGAGTGTTTACTGTTTGTATTAATTTTAAGCGTTAATGCACATTTTCTTTCCAGTTAAATTTTTCCGTTACAGCTTGGTTTGTTCATGGCTTTGCGTGGCCCTATTTGTGCTTGATAAGTGGTTGAGAGTCTGCGGTCCAAGAATGGCACCGGACTCGTGGTTGGTGCGATTCATTAGCTATCCATATTTGAGGGTTTTCCTTCGACTTGACGGTAGCTCTGTACGTAGCTGCAAATAAATTAATAGATTGTTATAATACTCTActggatttttttcagaattacgaTAATCTCCACCGGAAAAATTTAGAATGCCGTGATTTTGCAAAAGTACTTGATCGATTCGTTTTTCTTATAATGGGAGGAATTTTTGCTGCTTCTTGTTTCAAGAAGGTCTGAAAAGGAAGATACATTGGATTGAACTAAGGAATCTTTATTGAAACCCAAACTGATCACTTATTATGGCTCTTCGAATTTCAAATAATAAATGATGTGTTACTTGTGAATACCAAAATAGACGATTAAATAGCGTAGTTGATGAAATCACATATTCTGCAGGGTTGCCAATATCTCACACCCCTGAGAATAGACAGCGAAGTATGTTTAACAGACTTTTGATCTACATCGAAATAGTTCCTAAGGCTCAGTGGCGTACgaaggaaatttggcgcccgaggAAAAATAAGATTAGCcgccccatcgttggtttagtgagcaaaaaaaaagctgaacgctatctccggaaagatgacatacttggacgagcaaaaaaaaaaagaggtcCCAAGTATTGGTTTGCCGCCCTcctaaaaacgttgcgcccggggcgagCCCCCTTCGTCCCCCCTAGATATGCCACTGCTAAGGCTTGATTTTACTTTGTTCCATGCTCGTTTCTTTATTCCCAAGAATCAGTGGAGTTTCGATAAGGCTCTCAACGTGTGAGCAAATCAATTCATGGTTAgtgtagtgttttttttttagtattcGGTATTCGGAATATACAAATGGCCATATAACGCTTCGATCCATTTGAAATCGCGGAATTACTTTAGGAAGGGTCATGTGAGAGTGTTTTGACGGAAGcaaaatgcaaaataaagaaattgcgCATTCTTGAAAAAAGAATCACACCGACAACTTTAGCATGCTCTGACAATCTTACATGAAATGTTTTTCGCTCATTACATTAGTCAACCTCACTGATCATTTTCCCCAACATCAAATATTTGTGAAACGTTTTGTGATAACTAGGCGACCTACAGGCCTAAATGGAACTCCATTcaaggttgctgatcctatcaatgaaacattactcgtgaacttatcttttcaccggcgatgctctacGTCCATTGTTTCGTAGGTGTTTAGTTTTGCTTTGAATTCACTGTTGCAAACTCCTTGCTAGATCATTAGTTTTCGAGTAATTTAATCGTAAATCACACTGCACTGTGGTCAGATAAAATGTTTGATCGTGTGCTAAAAATTCGTCTTGACATAGATTTCGTCGTATGTGGGAAGGTATCCAGTATATTTCGTCTGAACCCGATAGAGTAACAGCCGACAGCCTGCTCTGGTAATTCGATTTTTcgtcaaattttcaaaacagtAGTATGGCTAAAGCCGTCAATTTTGGTCTTAATGTCTTCGATTTCAGCTGCCACTTCGAAGGTGATTTCATTTCATTCCTATATATCAAACCGACGATTCAAACTCTTCAGAGCACACAACtgatgaaaataattttcaactttTCGAGATTTaaggaattcaaaaaaaatagaTATTCGATTTAGATTTAGATTGAGTTGATCGAAatagtttaaattttaaataatctCTCGACAGAAACTTAATGCTTGTAAGGTATGCGCACAGTAAAATCAAGCCAAGATTTATAGACCAACGTTAATATGTCAATGCGAATCATTTGCGAacataaatgcatttttttgaaaaaaaaagtcgaaAGAACAACAAGTGcatgaaaatatgttgcatGATAGTGTGGAACACTATCTATTTGTTGGAGTTCCTCGTTTGATAGTAAGTAGTGATATCTTCAAGTTTCGCCTTCGGTTcaacagtgcttaaagcagttcaaagtgAACTATCATCTTCAGTGAGCCTTTAATTTAAACACTTTAAAATGTTTTCTGTTGTCTCCTGCTAACATAATATGGACGATGAAACAAATGTCAAAGCAGACTTCAAACTGCTTTCTGGTTTCAAATTGAGTTGAGGATTATTTAAAGACCAAAAGGAAGACGAGGTTCTATAGaaagcaggcccgtacccaggatttcatttcgggaggggcccattactgaagattgcttttgtatctaattctcggtgtgccttttacggctgtttttaacatacacttttaatttttccactggaattgatattgtattacattttattacgtttactgtcttgttatttctgtaacacatgtgttagacattctaaataattatatgtttttgatttcgggaggggccagggcccctcgggccccccctctgggtacgtgactgatagAAAGTATATTGTTGGGTAGGTTATTTTTAGTTGTGGTTAGAAGAGTAAAATCTCCATTACCCATACGACTAACCAAAAAGTTTACATCAACCAATTTCTGTAAAAATAACCAATTTCATTCAATATCCAAATTCACCCAACTTGTTTGTAAGACCaacaccctatgcattgaaccgtcaacctggTCTGAAAGTTTTACAGTATtttaaaaacttgattttttgCTGCTTGAAAATACACGTGAATTTTTGGAGAACTTGAAAGTTCACAAAAAGTTCTGTGTGAGTTTTCTCACTGCTAAAATGCCCGGTGGAGTTTTAGACAACTTCaaaatacagaacaagttccataTAAACTTTTTCGCTGCCTTAAAATACACGTggatcttttggcaaattgagAG comes from Malaya genurostris strain Urasoe2022 chromosome 3, Malgen_1.1, whole genome shotgun sequence and encodes:
- the LOC131438902 gene encoding neuronal acetylcholine receptor subunit eat-2 codes for the protein MWFYSLLVIFQLFSFGYTESKYNVTYADLDKCKQYNAVNGYNYHAFFKLEELENHSLDNETLVNLRLFVVAAKDAHILLSDLDSSSNDAQVYEIVIGAGANTFSEIRKQRKKNPLKTKTTKGVLSPIDPLPLRIRITKEGLIEVGIEGQSLPLMSATDKNIIAVRYLSFSSWGSTQAKWFYDCPSDDETETQLEEFDPVKNMTSMAKLLYELQMNVSFDPPKWYSPIQLKKLVFTRVAYHSWKNTLETRAITRLSWYDNRTTWVPQEHGNITKVIGFQYLMWTPTLVAKDEAESVTLELLGIDHMSFSYDGNFEFISREISTETYCSLRESPDWPYETNECDLVLSTETNLSPLKMTSEAVSFHPNMIQSDWNVMKITKHENINNNELFALHDGSPRHETILRFHLKRNNEFYDTVLYAPYFMSNVMILLSFWLEGMLRIWANGFGIIILIASFLQISGYAPQTSDPTIFKFFRYSLVCSWLCVALFVLDKWLRVCGPRMAPDSWLVRFISYPYLRVFLRLDGSSNYDNLHRKNLECRDFAKVLDRFVFLIMGGIFAASCFKKV